From the Musa acuminata AAA Group cultivar baxijiao chromosome BXJ3-7, Cavendish_Baxijiao_AAA, whole genome shotgun sequence genome, one window contains:
- the LOC135642373 gene encoding thermospermine synthase ACAULIS5-like: protein MGDISSSNGNGSGLLGDGRRKSCWYEEEIEQNLRWCFALNSILHTGSSQYQDIALLDTKPFGKALVLDGKLQSAEMDEFIYHESLVHPALLHHQNPKHIFIMGGGEGSTAREILRHRTVERVVMCDIDQEVVDFCKSHLLANKEAFFDPRLHVVINDARAELEKRKDKFDVIVGDLADPIEGGPCYKLYTKSFYEETLKPRLNQGGIFVTQAGPAGVFSHTEVFSCIYNTLRHVFRYVVPYSAHIPSYADTWGWVMASDSPFTLDAEKLDSRIRQRIEGENRYVDGETFASASILSKAVRKSLAKETQLYTEGTAKFIYGHGNCTNIAST from the exons ATGGGTGACATCTCCAGCTCTAATGGGAACGGGAGTGGCCTGCTGGGTGATGGTAGGAGAAAGAGCTGTTGGTACGAAGAGGAGATCGAGCAGAACCTGAGATGGTGCTTTGCTCTTAACAG CATTTTGCATACAGGATCCTCGCAGTATCAGGACATCGCTTTACTTGACACGAAGCCCTTCGGCAAG GCTCTAGTTCTTGATGGAAAGCTGCAGAGTGCTGAAATGGACGAGTTCATTTACCATGAATCCCTGGTTCATCCAGCCCTCCTGCACCACCAGAA CCCTAAGCACATCTTTATAATGGGTGGAGGTGAGGGGTCTACGGCGAGGGAAATACTCAGGCACAGGACAGTGGAGAGGGTGGTCATGTGTGACATAGATCAG GAAGTGGTAGATTTCTGCAAATCGCATCTGCTTGCTAACAAAGAAGCCTTCTTCGATCCCAGACTCCACGTTGTAATAAATGATGCTAG AGCCGAGTtggagaagaggaaggacaagTTCGACGTGATAGTGGGAGATCTGGCTGATCCGATCGAAGGAGGCCCCTGCTACAAGCTCTATACCAAATCTTTCTACGAGGAGACGCTCAAACCCAGACTCAACCAGGGTGGAATCTTTGTCACTCAG GCAGGGCCTGCAGGAGTCTTTTCACATACAGAGGTTTTCTCCTGCATCTACAACACGCTAAGACATGTCTTCAGAT ATGTTGTGCCTTACTCTGCTCACATTCCCTCGTATGCCGACACATGGGGTTGGGTGATG GCATCTGATTCCCCGTTCACTCTCGACGCCGAGAAGCTCGACTCACGGATTCGGCAGCGGATCGAAGGAGAGAACAGATACGTCGATGGGGAAACCTTTGCCTCGGCTTCTATCTTGAGCAAAGCTGTCAGGAAATC GCTGGCAAAGGAGACGCAGTTGTACACGGAAGGCACGGCCAAGTTCATCTATGGCCATGGAAACTGCACCAACATCGCATCTACGTGA
- the LOC135643590 gene encoding uncharacterized protein LOC135643590, producing the protein MRDFPSCFGESGVQVSDSSSGASRAAQNLVTCLYQAQLLGRSCVINVTWSKNLMGQGLTVGIDDFANQCLCKLEIKPWLFSKRKGSKILEVENSKIAVSWDLSAAKFGPGPEPIEGFYIAVVFHLEMVLLLGDLTKEAYRKTNASPSPSNAVFIAKREHIYGKKVYSTKAQFCDNGQSHEVAIECDTIGLKDPYLEIRIDRKRVMQIKRLAWKFRGNQTILIDGLPVEVFWDVHSWLFGPSSGNAVFMFQTCLSAEKLLPWSASQNFRESQLQGLGFSLVLYAWKNE; encoded by the coding sequence ATGAGGGATTTCCCTTCTTGTTTCGGCGAGAGTGGGGTTCAGGTTTCGGATTCCTCGTCGGGGGCCAGCCGAGCCGCTCAAAATCTGGTGACCTGTCTTTACCAGGCTCAACTCCTCGGTCGTTCTTGTGTGATCAACGTCACATGGAGCAAGAATCTGATGGGCCAAGGCCTGACCGTCGGAATTGATGATTTCGCCAACCAATGCCTCTGCAAGTTGGAAATCAAGCCATGGTTGTTCTCCAAGAGAAAGGGCTCCAAGATCTTGGAGGTGGAGAATAGCAAGATAGCTGTATCCTGGGACCTCTCTGCTGCCAAGTTTGGACCAGGGCCTGAACCGATCGAAGGTTTCTACATCGCGGTGGTCTTCCATCTTGAGATGGTGCTGCTGCTGGGGGATCTGACCAAAGAAGCCTACCGGAAGACCAATGCAAGCCCTTCTCCTTCAAATGCTGTGTTCATTGCCAAGAGAGAGCACATCTATGGAAAGAAGGTCTATTCAACAAAGGCTCAATTTTGCGACAATGGGCAATCCCATGAAGTTGCAATAGAGTGTGACACCATTGGACTCAAGGATCCATACCTTGAGATTCGCATCGACAGGAAACGGGTAATGCAGATCAAGAGACTCGCATGGAAATTCCGCGGAAATCAGACAATCCTGATCGATGGGCTTCCTGTGGAGGTATTTTGGGATGTTCATAGCTGGCTTTTCGGTCCGTCTTCTGGGAATGCTGTCTTCATGTTTCAAACTTGCCTTTCAGCTGAAAAATTGTTACCATGGTCTGCATCACAGAACTTTAGGGAATCTCAGTTGCAAGGCCTTGGTTTTTCTTTGGTTCTTTATGCTTGGAAAAATGAATAG
- the LOC135643589 gene encoding O-fucosyltransferase 36-like: MARIPSSSASDDELEEEDEEEEHRNLVPQNETKRPHPNSALEIGHLPARIGGRGFFSRKCCLLFLLLPAFLSLLIVVLLLFFYRGGSIGGANFPLDRMRESELRALFLLRDQQLGLLKLWNRTRSVALDVSAPPSSAPNSTSVRTDLAKAAAFDEFRSALFEQIKLNKKIQNALLSSHNVGNSSSSGTSDDNVFFGMSGPGVDVCRKVDRPTSRTIEWEPKKDRYLFAICLSGQMSNHLICLEKHMFFAALLDRALVLPSPRFDYQYDQVLDIDHINECFGRKVVIKFDEFSETLKNKMKIDRFICYMASPPCYLDEEHIKKLKDLGLSFGKIEAAWPEDAKLKMQKKRFVGDIMPKFTSNDEVIAIGDVFYADVEEEWMKQPGGPLAHKCKTLIQPSRLIYLTAQRFVQTFLGSNFIALHFRRHGFLKFCNLKPESCFFPIPQAAECILRIVEKADVPVIYLSTDAAESETNLLQSLVVFNGKQVPLFKRPDHDSAEKWDALLYRNKLGGDNQVEAMLDKTICAMSTVFIGASGSTFTEDILRLRRDWGSASRCDEYLCQGEQPNYIAEND, encoded by the exons ATGGCGAGAATTCCCTCTTCCTCCGCCTCCGACGACGAGTtagaggaggaagacgaagaggaGGAGCACCGCAATCTGGTCCCTCAGAACGAGACCAAGCGCCCCCACCCCAATTCCGCCCTCGAGATTGGTCACCTCCCCGCTCGGATCGGCGGTCGCGGATTTTTCTCCCGCAAatgctgcctcctcttcctcctccttcctgccTTCCTCTCTTTGCttatcgtcgtcctcctcctcttcttctaccgCGGTGGCTCTATTGGCGGTGCTAACTTCCCGCTTGATCGGATGCGGGAGTCCGAGCTCCGTGCTCTCTTTCTTCTCAGGGACCAGCAATTAGGCCTTCTCAAGCTCTGGAATCGCACGCGTTCTGTCGCTTTGGACGTCTCTGCTCCTCCTTCCTCAGCCCCGAATTCCACTTCGGTAAGAACAGATCTGGCAAAGGCTGCAGCATTCGATGAGTTCAGATCGGCATTGTTCGAGCAGATCAAGTTGAACAAGAAGATCCAGAACGCTCTCCTGTCTTCTCACAATGTTGGGAACTCTTCGTCGTCGGGCACTTCGGATGACAATGTATTCTTTGGCATGTCTGGCCCTGGAGTTGATGTGTGCAGGAAGGTGGATCGACCAACAAGTAGGACGATAGAGTGGGAACCGAAGAAAGACCGGTATTTGTTCGCGATCTGCTTATCGGGCCAGATGTCTAACCATCTGATCTGCCTGGAGAAGCACATGTTCTTCGCGGCACTTCTGGACCGTGCGCTGGTCCTTCCAAGCCCCAGATTCGACTACCAGTATGATCAGGTCTTGGATATCGATCACATCAATGAATGCTTTGGTAGGAAGGTAGTCATTAAATTCGATGAGTTTTCTGAAACACTCAAGAACAAGATGAAGATCGATAGGTTCATATGCTACATGGCTTCGCCACCTTGTTATTTGGATGAGGAGCACATTAAGAAATTGAAGGACTTGGGGCTTTCCTTCGGTAAAATTGAAGCTGCTTGGCCTGAGGATGCCAAattgaagatgcaaaagaagaggttTGTTGGGGATATCATGCCTAAATTCACATCTAACGATGAGGTTATCGCAATTGGGGATGTGTTCTATGCGGATGTTGAGGAAGAGTGGATGAAACAGCCAGGCGGTCCACTTGCTCATAAATGCAAGACGTTGATCCAACCAAGTCGACTCATTTATCTCACAGCGCAGCGGTTTGTACAGACCTTCTTGGGCAGCAACTTCATAGCTCTGCATTTCCGTCGACATGGATTCTTGAAGTTCTG CAATCTGAAACCAGAGAGTTGCTTTTTCCCTATTCCGCAGGCAGCAGAATGTATACTTCGGATTGTTGAAAAAGCTGATGTGCCAGTCATATACCTGTCAACAGATGCAGCTGAGAGTGAAACAAACCTTCTCCAGTCTTTAGTTGTCTTTAATGGCAAGCAGGTTCCTCTCTTCAAGAGGCCTGATCATGATAGTGCTGAAAAATGGGATGCTTTGCTATACAGAAATAAGTTGGGTGGCGATAATCAG GTTGAGGCGATGCTGGATAAAACAATCTGTGCCATGTCAACTGTTTTCATAGGAGCATCAGGTTCTACGTTCACAGAGGATATTTTAAGGCTCAGAAGAGACTGGGGATCTGCTTCGCGGTGCGATGAGTACCTTTGCCAGGGTGAGCAACCGAATTATATAGCTGAAAATGATTGA